In Saprospiraceae bacterium, the sequence GCGTCTGAAAATCTCTGATCTTTTGCGTCAGTTCAGGTTGATTCCGGGTCATGATGCATCCTCCTGTAATATCACTGTGACCACCAAAATATTTTGTGGTAGAGTGCATGACCGCGTCTACACCAAGATCAAGTGGTCGGGTAAAATAGGCACTGGCCCAGGTGTTATCACAAACTGTCATAATATGGTGCTGCCTTCCTATCCTGGCCACTTCGGCGATGTCGGTGATTTTCAGCGCCGGATTAGAAGGTGTCTCGATCCAGATAAGTTTGGTATTAGGTTTGATGCTTTTCCTGACAAGATCGAGGTCTGTCAAATCCAGGGCATCATATTCCAACTGCCATCGACCATATAAGGTTTGTAAAATCACTTTGGTTCCATAATAAAGATCATCTGGCAAGATCACATGATCGCCTGGTTTAAGGCTATGGATGATACTCATGGTTGCTGCCTGGCCTGAAGAAAAGGCAATAGCATCCGTCGCGCCTTCCAAGGCTGCTAATTTGATCTCAAGGGTTCGTCGGTTGGGATTGGATGCTCGGGCATACACATCTCTGCCTTCGACAAAGGCGCCATCCTCCCCCCGCTCAAAAGTGGTAGATAAGATGATCGGCATCGATACCGCTCCATAGGTAAGATCTATGGTAT encodes:
- a CDS encoding PLP-dependent transferase is translated as MNPNASDKLSTEAIHAGHTIDLTYGAVSMPIILSTTFERGEDGAFVEGRDVYARASNPNRRTLEIKLAALEGATDAIAFSSGQAATMSIIHSLKPGDHVILPDDLYYGTKVILQTLYGRWQLEYDALDLTDLDLVRKSIKPNTKLIWIETPSNPALKITDIAEVARIGRQHHIMTVCDNTWASAYFTRPLDLGVDAVMHSTTKYFGGHSDITGGCIMTRNQPELTQKIRDFQTLGGAVPSAFDCWLLSRSLATYSVRMKVHAENAMALAQYLHLHPKIEKVNYPGLPSDPYHGVASKQMHGGFGGMLSILVQGGEAATLKLASSLHMVTHATSLGGVESLVDHRRSAEGTHSVSPPNLLRVSVGIEGIDDLIADFEQALESL